Below is a window of Pseudarthrobacter equi DNA.
CGATGCTGGGTGAGGCGGACAATGAGTTGCTGCAGTGAGACCGGCGCCAGTTCGAGGCCGTCGGCAACAACCGCGGCGCGTTCGGCGCCATCCAGGCGGCCCAGGAAGGTCACGGATGCCACGCGGCCCAGGCCTTCGCGGTGGATGACTTCCCGGCCGTTCACCACCCGCTCCACAGCGGCGGCGTCGCCCACCACGTTGGTGGCGAGGGCGCGGGCGTCATCGGCCGATTCGTCCATGATGATGCGGCCGTCGTCGATCAGGAGCACCCGTTCGATCAGGTTGGATACTTCGTCGATGAGGTGGCTGGAGAGCAGGATGGTCCGCGGGACTTCGGCGTAGTCTGCCAGCAGCCGGTCGTAGAAGATTTGCCGGGCCACGGCGTCGAGGCCCAGGTACGGTTCGTCGAAGAAGGTGACCTCCGCCCGGGATGCCAGGCCGATGATGACCCCTACGGCCGAGAGCTGCCCGCGGGAGAGCTTCTTGATGGTCCGTTTCAGCGGGAGCTGGAAATCGTCAATGAGTTCGTCCGCCAGGCCCTGGTCCCACCGGGGAAAGAACAGCCGGGCGGCCGCGAAGGCGTGGCGCGGGGTGGCGTCGTCCGGGTATTTCTGGCTTTCCCGGACGAAGCACATGCGGCTGAGTACCCGGGCGTTCTCGTATGGGTTCTCGCCGAACACGCGCACCTCGCCGCTGGTGGGCAGGTTCTGGGCCGTGAGGATGGACATGGCGGTGGTCTTGCCGGCGCCGTTGCGTCCCAGCAGGCCGTAGATGGCGTCCTGCTCGATGTCGAAGCTGACACCGTCCAGGGCGAGCGCGTCTTTGTATCGCTTGGTGAGGTTCCTGACCTGTATTACGGAGTTCATCGCGTCCTTCGATCTGGCAGGTTTATGGTTTTGCCGGTTCAGCGCCGGCACCGGTGCGGACCAGGTCCGCGACGTCTTCGGGCCCGAGCCCGATCCTGCGGGCTTCGGCCAGCAGGGGTTGCACATACCGTTCGGCAAAATCGCTGCGGCGCTCCTTGAGCAGGAGTTCGCGGGCACCCGGGGCAACGAACATGCCGATGCCCCGGCGCTTGTACAGCACGCCTTTGTCCACGAGCATGTTCACGCCCTTGGCCGCAGTTGCCGGGTTGATGCGGTGGAACACGGCGAGCTCGTTTGTTGACGGCGCCTGTGACTCCTCGGCGATGCTTCCGTCCAGGATCGAGGCTTCGACCTGTTCGGCGATCTGCACGAAGAGTGGTTTGCCTTCGTCCATCAGGCGACCTCCCGGCCAGTTGGTTACTTACTTGACTAACTAACCATGGAAGTAGGCCGTCGTCAAGACGCAACGTTCCTGTTCAGCCTCCCGGCGCCCGGGTGTTAGGCAACCGTGACCTCCGGGCAGTTCCTAAGCCGGGAAACAGCCACTACTGTCAACAGCACCATCCGGCTATTACGGAAAAGAGGCGACGATGAGCATCGACATCGGAATTGGTAGCAGCCTCAGCAGCGAGGACGCGGCACACTTTGTGGCCACAACGGAAGCAATCACGTCCGCACTGCAGCAGGTCAGGGAAATCCACTCCGCGTACAGCTGGGTGTGGACGCACGAGATCCGCTGCCGCGGCTGCCACACCCGCCTCGAGATACCGGTGCTTGCCAGCACCAAGGCCAACGCGGACAAGGCGTTCGCCGCGCACCAGTCGGCGGAGCTGGACGCGTTCCTGGCCGCGGACGGCGGACCCACCTTCACGTGAGAAGACGTACGACGGCGGCGCGCGGCCGCCGTCGTACGTTTCCGTTTGACGCTGGCCGCCTCAAGAAAGCGGCGCGGGGCGGGCTACCCGTCCAGTACCGCGGCGGTGCTGCCCCGCGGCACCACGACGTGCACGGCGTTGCGCTCGATCGTGAAGTCCGCGGGCGTGACCGTGGCGATTTCGCCGTCGAGGTTGACCGGCATGGGCGGATCGGTGACCAGCCGGACGCGCTGGGTGGTCGCGTGGTGCACGTCGCTGCGTTCCACGAAGCTGCCGTCCTTGAGGAGCCGGGCGATGCGCATGTGTTCGCGCAGCGGTGCACCGGGGATGGCGTAGATGTCGAGGGTGTGGTCGTCGATGCCGGCGGTGGGTGAGACGGCATTCCCGCCCCCGTAGTGCTTGCCGTTGCCCACGGCCACCTGCAGCAGGTTCTCGAGCTCGATGGCCTGGTGGTCTCCCCCGGGGAATTCGAGGCGTGCCCGGAACGGCTGGTGCCGGGCGTAGGCGCGGACGGCGGCGACGGCATAGGCGAGCGGGCCGAGGCGGCGCTTCAGCCGGGGGCTGAGGGTTTCGGTGACGCCCACCGAGAGGCCCACAGAGGCGACGTTGAGGAAGGGCTGGCCGTTGACCCGGCCAAGGTCGATGTCCACCACTCTTCCGTCGGCGAGCGCGGCGCAGGCGGCGGGCAGGGTACTGGGAATCTCCAGGGTGCGGGCGAGGTCGTTGGCTGTTCCCAGCGGGAGGACGCCCAGCACGGTGCCGGTCCCGGCGAGCCGTCCGGCAGCGAAGGACACGGTACCGTCGCCGCCGCCCACCACCACCAGGTCGTGGTTCTCGGCCATCACGCGGTCAAGGGTCCCGGCCAGGTCCGTGCCGGACAGGATCCGGTGCACGGCAGTGACGGGCAGGCCCGCGTTCCGCAGCATGTCCACCGCCTGGTCCGGAGCCGCGGCACCGAGCCGTGCCCCGGCATTTATCACCACGGCAACGGACCGGGCACCTCGGGCAGCCTTCATGGGCTCCATCCTAGGGTGGCGGAGCTGGGAGGGCCCTGCATGTTTCCTGTGCGCCCCGCCCCGGCATGCCGGTTGTTGGACCCGTTGAAACTCAAGGGCGACGCCCGTTAGGGAAGCCGCCCGCTGGGTACGGAGGCTGCAGAGAGCCCCGCGGAAAGTGATATCCCCCGCGGGGTTTCTCGCGTCAACGGGTGCCCGCTTGGTCAGTACTCCCGGTGGGTTTCCTGGAGGCGTTTGATGAACCAGCGTGACTGTTCCGGCCCATAGGGCAGCACGGGGATCGCCTTGGTGGCGTCGTCCGGGGTGTCCCGGATGGACTGGCGGGCCTGGCGGACGGCGGTGGTCAGCGTGTTGGCCATGGTCTTGACGAACTGGTCGCTGCACGGCTTCCCGTGCCCGGGGATCAGGTACTCGTAGCGGTGGCGGAGGGCCGAGATGTGCCGGAGCGCGTCCGCCCACTCCTCGGGGAACGAGTCTTCGAAGGACGGGTGGGCGCCCTGTTCCACGAGGTCGCCCACGTACAAGGTGGTGGGAGTGCCCACCAGCAGGTCGCCGTCGGTGTGGCCGCGGCCCAGGTAGAACAGTGTGGCGGTGACGCCGCCGAGGTCCACCAGCACGGGCTGGTCGCGGACGATGGCGTTGGGCACCACGAGCTCCACGTTCTCGCCCTCGCCGGTGGACATCTCCGGTTCCAGCGTGCCGACGAAGCGCCGCTGCAGGTCACCGCGCTGGTCGATCTCGGTGGCGCAGTTCTCGTGGCCCCAGAATTCCGTGACGCCGGCTTCGGCGAACACCGCGTTGCCGAAGAAGTGGTCGTAGTGCGCGTGGGTGTTGACGACGACGAGGGGCAGCTGGGTCTTTTCCCTGACCGCGTCCAGGATTTCCTTGCCCTGGCGTGGGCCGCAGCCGGTGTCGATCACCATGGCCCGTTCGGTCCCGACGATCAGTCCGGTGTTCAGCAGCGATCCCTCGGTGACCAGCACGTAGTTGTCCGCGCCGACCTCAAGCCATTCCGACATTGTTTCTCCGTACCTCCGGCAAAGCAGTGTGCGTTCGTGTAGTCGTCGATTGTACCCATGGGTCCTTGGCTGAGCCCGGGGCCACGCCCGCAGGGCCCCAGGCCTACCGGGGGTGGCCCGAATCAGGAAGTCTCCGGACAAGGGGAAGGCCCCTCCTAGGAGGGGCCTTCAACGTAGTGATCATTTGTCTTCAGATTATGGTCAGCGGTGATGCACTCCCCCTTCCCGAACGCCTCTGGCGTCCATCCGGACTATGACAGAACCGACTCTAAAACGATTGCCACCCGGGCGTAAAGGGTTCCAGAGGAAAAAGTTCATTCAGCGGATATGTGAGCCGGGAAGACCACCACGAGTGAGCGCGCGTTTGGAAAAACACCACCACAAGTGAGCGCGCGTCGGTGGGGGTCAGATGTCCGCGAGGAGGGTGGTGGGGTTTTCGATGGCGTCGGCCACGAAGCGGAGGAAGCCTGCCGCTGTGCCGCCGTCGCAGACTCGGTGGTCGAAGGTCAGCGTCAGCTCGGTGACCTTGCGGACCGCCAGCTCGCCGTTCACCACCCACGGCTTGTCGATGATCCGGCCCACGCCCAGGATCGCCACCTCGGGGTGGTTGATGATCGCCGCCGAGCCGTCCACGCCAAACACACCGTAGTTGTTCAGCGTGAAGGTGCCGCTGCCCAGCTCCGTGGGGGTCGCCTTGCCTTCGCGTGCGACGTCGGTCAGCCGGCGGATCTCCGCGTCCAGCTCGCGGGCGCTCAGCTTCTCGGCGGAACGGACCGAGGGAACCACAAGTCCCCGGTCGGTCTGCGCGGCAATGCCCAGGTTGACGCCGTCGAACCCGATGATCTCCTGCGACCCGTCCTCAGCAGACTCAATCCGCGTGTTCAGTTCCGGATACTTTTTTAGCCCGGCTGTGACAAAACGGGCGATGAAGGCCAGCAGACCCGGAACCGCGGCCCCGCCAGCCTTCATGCCTTCCCGAAGTTCCATCAGCCCGGTGGCGTCCACGTCCACCCACACCGTGGCTTCCGGGATCTCCGACCGGCTGCGGGACATGGTGGCGGCCACGACCTTCCGGACTCCCCGAACCGGCGTGCGGGTGGAGATCGCGAGCCCCGTGCGGGCGTCACGCCCCTGGGTTTCTTTGGTTTCGGCAGGCTCAACCACCGGTGCGGGCTTGGTTTCGACAGGCTTTACCAACGCGGCAGGCGTGGTTTCGGCAGGCCCAGCCACGGGAGCACTGATGGCCTTCTCCACGTCGCGGCGCATGATGAGGCCGCTCTCCCCGGAACCGTGCAGCTCCCCCAGGTCCACGCCATGCTCGCGGGCCATCCGCCGGACCAGCGGGGAAATGACAGCCCCCAGCTTGCCGGGGACTCGGGTGCGCAGGAGCGTGAGGTCGTCAGCGGCCTTGTCCGCAGGCTGGGTTTCGGCCGGCTCAAGAACGGAGACGGAAGCTTTCGGCAGCCGCGTCCGCTTGGCAGCAGCATGCCCACCCGGGGTTCCGTAGCCGATCAGGACGTTCCCGGATCCGGCCTTTTCTTCTTCCCGGTAGGTCTCGGCTGCCGCCTCGGCCGCAGTCGCCGCGGATGATGCCGCCCCGGGAGTGGCATCGGGCCTGTCGGAGCCGGACGGCATGCTGCTTGCAGCATGGCCGTCCGGCGAAGGGGCGGGGGCGGCATTATCTGCGGTGGGAACCGAGGAAACAGGCGTCACCGAGATCAGCGGCTTCCCCACGTCCAGGGTCTCCCCCGGCTTGCCGTGCAGCTCGGCCACGATCCCGGCGTAGGGGGACGGGACCTCAACAGCTGATTTGGCCGTCTCCACCTCGGCGATGGGCTGGTCCACCTCAATCGAATCGCCAACAGCAACATGCCAGGACACCAGTTCGGCCTCGGTCAGCCCTTCGCCCAGGTCCGGCAGCAGGAACACACGCGTCTCGCTCATAGAAATCAGTTCTCCCACTGCAGGTCGTCAACGGCGTCGAGGATACGGTCCACGCCGGGCAGGTAATACTTCTCGAGTTTCGGCGCCGGGTAGGGCACGTCGAACCCGGTCACGCGGCGGATAGGGGCTGCCAGGTGGTGAAAGCAGCGCTCCTGCACCCGGGCCACGATCTCGGAGGCCACGGACGCGTACCCGTGCGCCTCGGCAATCACCACGGCCCGGCCGGTCTTCCGCACCGACTCACAAACAGTCGCGTCGTCGAACGGCACGATGGTCCGGACGTCGATCACCTCCAGCGAGCGCCCCTCCAGCGCAGCGGCCTCGGCCGCGGCCAGGGCGGTGGGCACGGACGGGCCGTACGCGATCAGCGTCGCGTCGGTGCCGGGACGCGCGACGGCGGCCCTCCCCTCCGAGCCACGTCCCGCCGTCGTGCCTTCCTTGGAAAGTTCGTGCTGGCGGCGGAGCTCGGCGAGGTCCACGGAGTCCTTGGTCCAGTACATCTTCTTGGGCTCCATGAAGACGACGGGATCGTCCGAGTCGATGGCTTCGCGGAGCATCCGGTAGCCGTCGGCCACGGTGGCGGGGGTGTAGACCTTCAGGCCGGCGGTGTGGGCGTAATAGGCCTCGGAGGAATCGCAGTGGTGCTCCACGCCGCCGATGCCGCCGCCGTACGGGATGCGGATCACCAGGGGCAGCTTCACGGTGCCGCGGGTGCGGTTGTGCATCTTGGCCACGTGGCTGACGATCTGTTCGAACGCCGGGTACGCGAACGCGTCGAACTGCATCTCGATCACCGGGCGCATCCCGTTGATCGCCATGCCCACGGCCATGCCCACGATGCCGGACTCGGCCAGCGGGGTGTCGAAGCAGCGCTGCTCGCCGAACGTGGCGGTGAGGCCGTCCGTGATGCGGAAGACGCCGCCCAGGAGCCCTACGTCCTCGCCGAACATCAGGACGGAGGAATCGGCGTGCATGGCATCGGCCAGGGCGGTGTTCAGGGCCTTGGCCATGGTGACCGGCTGCGGGCCGGACGCATCGGCGGTTGCCGCGGCGGAGGCGGCAGCCCGGGCGGTGGCGGCGGAAACGTTGCCGTTGGCCTCGGACGAGGTGGTGACGGTGGGGCTCACTTGCCGGCCTCCAGTTGTGGATGCAGCGTCGCGGGCGAGTTCGTCGGCGAGCATGTCGGACTGTTCCTTCAGCTGCGAGGTCTGCTGGGCGAAGACGTGGCGGAAGAGTTCCTGCGGGTCCACGGGCACGTCCTCGCTGAGGCCTTCGCGCAGCTGCGCGGCAACCGCCTCAGCCTTCGCACGGATCCGGGCCTCGCCGTCGTCGTCCAAAATCCCCTGGTCCGTGAGGTACGTCCGCATCCGGTTCACGGGATCCTTGGCCCGCCACTCGGCAACCTCGGCGCTTTCCCGGTAGCGGGTGTCATCGTCGGCGTTGGTGTGCGCCTGCATGCGGTAGGTATTGGCCTCCACCAGCAGCGGGCCGGAACCG
It encodes the following:
- a CDS encoding ABC transporter ATP-binding protein encodes the protein MNSVIQVRNLTKRYKDALALDGVSFDIEQDAIYGLLGRNGAGKTTAMSILTAQNLPTSGEVRVFGENPYENARVLSRMCFVRESQKYPDDATPRHAFAAARLFFPRWDQGLADELIDDFQLPLKRTIKKLSRGQLSAVGVIIGLASRAEVTFFDEPYLGLDAVARQIFYDRLLADYAEVPRTILLSSHLIDEVSNLIERVLLIDDGRIIMDESADDARALATNVVGDAAAVERVVNGREVIHREGLGRVASVTFLGRLDGAERAAVVADGLELAPVSLQQLIVRLTQHRSAGRPDGFSSRTNTSGTNTSGADTQEGSLR
- a CDS encoding GntR family transcriptional regulator — encoded protein: MMDEGKPLFVQIAEQVEASILDGSIAEESQAPSTNELAVFHRINPATAAKGVNMLVDKGVLYKRRGIGMFVAPGARELLLKERRSDFAERYVQPLLAEARRIGLGPEDVADLVRTGAGAEPAKP
- a CDS encoding lipid kinase, which translates into the protein MKAARGARSVAVVINAGARLGAAAPDQAVDMLRNAGLPVTAVHRILSGTDLAGTLDRVMAENHDLVVVGGGDGTVSFAAGRLAGTGTVLGVLPLGTANDLARTLEIPSTLPAACAALADGRVVDIDLGRVNGQPFLNVASVGLSVGVTETLSPRLKRRLGPLAYAVAAVRAYARHQPFRARLEFPGGDHQAIELENLLQVAVGNGKHYGGGNAVSPTAGIDDHTLDIYAIPGAPLREHMRIARLLKDGSFVERSDVHHATTQRVRLVTDPPMPVNLDGEIATVTPADFTIERNAVHVVVPRGSTAAVLDG
- a CDS encoding MBL fold metallo-hydrolase; its protein translation is MSEWLEVGADNYVLVTEGSLLNTGLIVGTERAMVIDTGCGPRQGKEILDAVREKTQLPLVVVNTHAHYDHFFGNAVFAEAGVTEFWGHENCATEIDQRGDLQRRFVGTLEPEMSTGEGENVELVVPNAIVRDQPVLVDLGGVTATLFYLGRGHTDGDLLVGTPTTLYVGDLVEQGAHPSFEDSFPEEWADALRHISALRHRYEYLIPGHGKPCSDQFVKTMANTLTTAVRQARQSIRDTPDDATKAIPVLPYGPEQSRWFIKRLQETHREY
- a CDS encoding dihydrolipoamide acetyltransferase family protein; this encodes MSETRVFLLPDLGEGLTEAELVSWHVAVGDSIEVDQPIAEVETAKSAVEVPSPYAGIVAELHGKPGETLDVGKPLISVTPVSSVPTADNAAPAPSPDGHAASSMPSGSDRPDATPGAASSAATAAEAAAETYREEEKAGSGNVLIGYGTPGGHAAAKRTRLPKASVSVLEPAETQPADKAADDLTLLRTRVPGKLGAVISPLVRRMAREHGVDLGELHGSGESGLIMRRDVEKAISAPVAGPAETTPAALVKPVETKPAPVVEPAETKETQGRDARTGLAISTRTPVRGVRKVVAATMSRSRSEIPEATVWVDVDATGLMELREGMKAGGAAVPGLLAFIARFVTAGLKKYPELNTRIESAEDGSQEIIGFDGVNLGIAAQTDRGLVVPSVRSAEKLSARELDAEIRRLTDVAREGKATPTELGSGTFTLNNYGVFGVDGSAAIINHPEVAILGVGRIIDKPWVVNGELAVRKVTELTLTFDHRVCDGGTAAGFLRFVADAIENPTTLLADI
- a CDS encoding alpha-ketoacid dehydrogenase subunit beta, with product MSPTVTTSSEANGNVSAATARAAASAAATADASGPQPVTMAKALNTALADAMHADSSVLMFGEDVGLLGGVFRITDGLTATFGEQRCFDTPLAESGIVGMAVGMAINGMRPVIEMQFDAFAYPAFEQIVSHVAKMHNRTRGTVKLPLVIRIPYGGGIGGVEHHCDSSEAYYAHTAGLKVYTPATVADGYRMLREAIDSDDPVVFMEPKKMYWTKDSVDLAELRRQHELSKEGTTAGRGSEGRAAVARPGTDATLIAYGPSVPTALAAAEAAALEGRSLEVIDVRTIVPFDDATVCESVRKTGRAVVIAEAHGYASVASEIVARVQERCFHHLAAPIRRVTGFDVPYPAPKLEKYYLPGVDRILDAVDDLQWEN